AGGCCGGCTCGGCGATCCTGTTCAAGCACAGCACGCACTGCCCCATCAGCGCCATGGCGCACAAGGAGATGGAGAGCTTCGTGGCCGCGCACCCCGAGGCGGCGTTCTACAAGGTGGACGTGCACGACCAGGCGGACCTCTCGGCGGCCATAGGCCAGCGCACCGGCATCCAGCACGAGTCGCCGCAGGTGATCGTGCTCAAGGACGGCAAGCCGCAGTGGGACGCCTCGCGCTTCGAGATCAA
The sequence above is a segment of the Longimicrobiaceae bacterium genome. Coding sequences within it:
- the ytxJ gene encoding bacillithiol system redox-active protein YtxJ → MKELTTQEELDAAFQAGSAILFKHSTHCPISAMAHKEMESFVAAHPEAAFYKVDVHDQADLSAAIGQRTGIQHESPQVIVLKDGKPQWDASRFEINAASLDRQVSMMTD